A single region of the Enterococcus mundtii genome encodes:
- a CDS encoding GNAT family N-acetyltransferase — MKHYVKKFAELTTAEFYAIVKERIAVFVVEQNCPYQEVDEIDEIAWHTYFKDEDGTILAYTRIYAEEDTVHFGRVLVNQAHRKSGLGQKIVAQTLAAIEANAPGRPIVIGAQEYLQSFYESFGFQAISEVYLEDGIPHLDMRKQA; from the coding sequence ATGAAGCATTATGTAAAAAAATTTGCAGAACTAACAACAGCAGAATTTTATGCAATCGTGAAAGAGCGAATCGCCGTATTTGTTGTTGAACAAAATTGTCCTTACCAAGAAGTCGATGAGATCGATGAAATCGCATGGCATACTTATTTTAAAGATGAAGATGGTACGATTTTGGCATATACACGTATTTATGCAGAAGAAGACACAGTTCATTTTGGACGAGTCTTGGTCAATCAGGCGCATCGCAAGTCAGGGTTAGGACAAAAAATCGTGGCACAAACATTAGCGGCGATCGAAGCCAATGCACCTGGACGTCCGATCGTGATCGGGGCACAAGAATATCTACAATCATTTTATGAATCCTTTGGTTTTCAGGCAATCTCAGAAGTATATTTAGAAGATGGAATCCCCCACTTAGACATGAGAAAACAAGCATAA
- a CDS encoding Veg family protein has product MPLTLATIKKDLEGRIGSQIMLVAQTGRKRQTERRGVLTETYPSVFVVDLDPEENSFERVSYSYSDVLTRTVEIEFLTEAV; this is encoded by the coding sequence ATGCCACTAACTTTAGCTACAATCAAAAAAGATTTAGAAGGTCGTATCGGCAGCCAAATCATGTTGGTTGCACAGACCGGAAGAAAGCGTCAAACGGAACGCCGAGGCGTTTTAACAGAAACCTATCCTTCAGTATTTGTCGTAGACTTAGATCCTGAAGAAAATTCATTTGAACGAGTATCTTACAGTTATTCAGATGTACTTACTCGAACAGTTGAGATCGAATTTTTAACTGAAGCAGTTTAA